A single window of Deinococcota bacterium DNA harbors:
- a CDS encoding indole-3-glycerol phosphate synthase TrpC translates to LSVLTEPRRFGGDLSHLTQVAAAVSLPILRKDFTVHPAQLFEAARAGAGALLFIVAVLGARTGAYLELARASGLDALVEVHDEAELELALQAGADLIGVNNRDLRSLAIDLHNAPRLMRRAREEGFSGLLVAESGYTQAAELKALDGLADAVLVGSSLAGSGNLEESTRRLLEGLS, encoded by the coding sequence CGCTCAGCGTGCTCACCGAGCCGCGCCGCTTCGGCGGCGACCTCTCGCACCTCACGCAGGTGGCGGCAGCCGTGTCCCTGCCCATCTTGCGCAAGGACTTCACCGTCCACCCCGCGCAGCTTTTCGAAGCGGCTCGAGCCGGGGCTGGTGCGCTCCTCTTCATCGTCGCGGTCTTGGGCGCGCGCACCGGGGCTTATCTGGAGCTCGCCCGCGCTAGCGGCCTGGACGCCCTCGTCGAGGTCCACGACGAGGCGGAGCTGGAGCTGGCGCTGCAGGCGGGCGCGGACCTCATCGGCGTCAACAACCGCGACTTACGGAGCCTGGCGATCGACCTTCACAACGCCCCCCGGCTCATGCGCCGCGCCCGCGAGGAGGGCTTTTCCGGCCTCCTCGTCGCCGAGTCGGGTTACACTCAGGCCGCCGAGCTGAAGGCGCTCGACGGCCTGGCCGACGCGGTCCTCGTCGGCAGCTCCCTGGCGGGCAGCGGTAACCTCGAGGAGAGCACGCGGCGCTTGCTGGAAGGCTTGTCTTGA